The Rhodospirillales bacterium genome includes a window with the following:
- a CDS encoding ribonuclease E/G, giving the protein RRYQIEDQLATIHSPQVQLRSGGYIVINQTEALVSIDVNSGRATRERHIEETAFRTNLEAADEIARQLRLRDLAGLIVIDFIDMESSRNQNQVERRLKEAMRHDRARIQIGRISHFGLLEMSRQRLRPSLIETSSVPCPYCGGTGVRRATDTSALAILRAIEDEGARGRAEEIVVHAATPIVLFILNHKRAALSELERRFAFRVMLAADDTLVPPAHRIDRTKARSGPPVIVAPVSAPMPEPEEGDDIPVEEEIAPAEGEAVAEIETPVADDAARSGGDGRRRRRRRGRRGRGQDRAVPPTGGRTEESPRAYEDRVHAPEQIAEDATYPLGAPQPDAPVGPGEEQPAQLQASESEPGAERQPDEAESRGGFETGPDGQPHEGRRRRRRRGRRGGRNRHRHGETADFAGPAEPRQAEGQPETKPERPRPERFQEGGPRREFRVTTPAEAGIAFLDGPRFGRYEPDTEREEAETPPPRVTPSHVAPVDMRSHDEPTAQTTRAPEPFVSEPPAPEPRAEAPAPATPEETPEERERRLRASKTEIVEVGKTEGAPAKLGWWRRG; this is encoded by the coding sequence CGGCGCTACCAAATCGAGGATCAGCTCGCCACCATCCACAGCCCGCAGGTTCAACTTCGCTCGGGCGGCTACATCGTCATCAACCAGACCGAGGCGCTGGTGTCGATCGACGTCAACTCGGGGCGCGCCACCCGCGAACGCCACATCGAGGAAACCGCGTTCCGCACCAACCTGGAGGCGGCCGACGAAATCGCGCGCCAGTTGCGGCTGCGCGACCTGGCCGGCCTGATCGTCATCGACTTCATCGACATGGAAAGCAGCCGCAATCAGAACCAGGTCGAGCGCCGCCTCAAGGAAGCGATGCGCCATGACCGCGCGCGCATCCAAATCGGGCGCATCAGCCACTTCGGCCTGCTCGAAATGTCGCGCCAACGGCTGCGCCCGAGCCTGATCGAGACCAGCTCGGTGCCCTGCCCCTATTGCGGCGGCACCGGCGTCAGGCGCGCGACCGACACGTCGGCGTTGGCGATCCTGCGCGCGATCGAGGACGAAGGCGCGCGCGGCCGCGCCGAGGAGATCGTCGTCCACGCCGCGACGCCGATCGTGCTGTTCATCCTCAACCACAAGCGCGCGGCGTTGAGCGAGCTGGAGCGGCGCTTCGCGTTCCGCGTCATGCTCGCCGCCGACGACACTCTGGTGCCGCCCGCCCACCGCATCGACCGCACCAAGGCGCGGAGCGGCCCGCCGGTGATCGTGGCGCCGGTCAGCGCGCCGATGCCGGAGCCCGAGGAGGGCGACGACATTCCGGTCGAAGAGGAGATCGCGCCGGCCGAGGGCGAGGCTGTCGCCGAGATCGAGACGCCCGTCGCCGACGACGCCGCTCGTTCGGGCGGCGACGGCCGCCGCCGGCGCCGCCGGCGCGGACGCCGAGGACGCGGCCAGGACCGCGCGGTCCCACCGACAGGCGGGCGAACCGAAGAATCCCCGCGCGCGTATGAGGATCGCGTGCACGCGCCGGAGCAGATAGCCGAAGACGCTACCTATCCCCTAGGCGCGCCGCAGCCCGATGCCCCGGTCGGCCCGGGCGAAGAACAACCGGCGCAACTCCAAGCCTCGGAATCCGAACCGGGCGCCGAGCGGCAACCGGACGAAGCCGAGAGCCGGGGCGGTTTCGAGACCGGCCCCGACGGCCAGCCGCACGAGGGCCGGCGGCGCCGGCGCCGGCGCGGACGGCGCGGCGGACGCAATCGCCATCGCCACGGCGAGACCGCCGATTTCGCCGGTCCGGCCGAACCGCGCCAAGCCGAAGGCCAGCCCGAGACCAAGCCGGAACGGCCCCGGCCCGAACGGTTCCAGGAGGGCGGCCCGCGCCGCGAATTCCGCGTGACCACGCCGGCGGAAGCCGGAATCGCGTTCCTCGACGGGCCGCGCTTCGGACGCTACGAGCCGGACACCGAGCGCGAGGAAGCCGAAACTCCGCCGCCGCGCGTCACGCCTTCGCACGTCGCGCCGGTGGACATGCGTTCGCATGACGAACCGACCGCACAGACAACACGGGCGCCGGAACCGTTCGTTTCGGAACCGCCCGCGCCGGAACCCAGGGCCGAAGCGCCCGCCCCGGCGACGCCCGAGGAAACGCCCGAGGAGCGGGAACGCCGTCTGCGCGCGAGCAAGACCGAGATTGTCGAGGTCGGCAAGACCGAGGGCGCGCCAGCCAAGCTCGGCTGGTGGCGTCGCGGCTGA
- a CDS encoding helix-turn-helix domain-containing protein: MKRKKLNKTESSILRGMKQALAYARGDKRGSVTHIIKVPQVDVRAARRKLGMTQKDFALSFGVSLDTLRNWEQGRRRPEGSARVLLAVIERDPTAVLKAVRDAA; this comes from the coding sequence ATGAAGCGGAAAAAGCTCAATAAAACTGAATCCAGTATTCTCCGGGGTATGAAGCAGGCCCTGGCCTACGCCCGAGGCGACAAGCGGGGAAGCGTCACGCACATCATCAAAGTTCCTCAGGTTGATGTTCGTGCGGCACGCCGGAAACTCGGCATGACCCAAAAGGATTTTGCCCTGAGCTTCGGCGTTAGCCTGGATACCCTGCGTAATTGGGAGCAGGGCCGCCGCCGTCCCGAAGGCTCGGCTCGGGTGCTGCTCGCCGTGATCGAGCGTGATCCCACGGCCGTGCTCAAGGCGGTGCGTGACGCGGCATGA
- a CDS encoding addiction module toxin RelE: MGEVPRTVVELPEFVTFAKHHLTEDERTALVVHLALNPSDGILLRGSGGLRKLRWAAKGKGKSGGVRVVHYFGGEDLPVFLINGFAKSEMENIGAAARNMYRKLLPLLVRAYRERK, encoded by the coding sequence ATGGGGGAAGTTCCGCGAACCGTTGTCGAATTGCCCGAGTTCGTCACCTTCGCGAAACACCACCTGACAGAGGACGAGCGAACGGCGCTCGTCGTTCACCTCGCGCTCAACCCTTCGGACGGCATTCTTCTCCGGGGAAGCGGCGGCCTGCGAAAGCTTCGGTGGGCCGCCAAGGGCAAAGGCAAGAGCGGCGGGGTGCGGGTGGTCCACTATTTCGGCGGTGAAGATTTGCCGGTGTTCCTAATCAACGGCTTCGCCAAGAGCGAGATGGAAAACATAGGCGCGGCGGCCCGCAACATGTACCGCAAACTGCTACCGTTGCTGGTTCGGGCATATAGGGAACGAAAGTAA
- a CDS encoding aminotransferase class I/II-fold pyridoxal phosphate-dependent enzyme: MTLKSSRRGGVPPFIVMDVMREANARAAAGESVLHLEVGQPSTPAPKGVVEAARRALAENRLGYTEAFGLPELRERIVRHYRNAYGVEVPTTRVVVTTGSSSGFVLAFLAAFDVGDRVALAVPGYPAYRNILAALGIEPVLVETGPGDRFQPTPEVLDRLAGRLDGLIVASPANPTGSMIPRGDLERLAAHCRVRGIRLVSDEIYHGIVFGPAAETALAFDPEAIVINSFSKYYSMTGWRLGWMVVPESLARAVECLTQNLYISPPTLSQIAGIAAFDCAVELDANVARYAENRRLLLAELPKAGFDKFAPADGAFYLYADVGDLTNDSAEFCRRMLAETGVAATPGLDFDPGRGNRFVRFSIAGATADMAEAARRLVAWRR; the protein is encoded by the coding sequence ATGACGCTCAAAAGTTCGCGCCGCGGCGGGGTACCCCCCTTTATCGTCATGGACGTGATGCGCGAGGCCAACGCCCGCGCGGCGGCGGGCGAATCGGTCCTGCACCTGGAGGTCGGCCAGCCGTCGACGCCGGCGCCGAAAGGCGTGGTGGAGGCCGCCCGCCGCGCGCTGGCGGAGAATCGTCTCGGCTACACCGAAGCGTTCGGCCTGCCGGAATTGCGCGAGCGCATCGTCCGGCATTACCGGAACGCCTACGGGGTCGAGGTGCCCACGACGCGCGTCGTCGTCACCACCGGCTCGTCGAGCGGGTTCGTGCTCGCCTTTCTCGCCGCCTTCGACGTGGGCGACCGGGTGGCTCTGGCGGTGCCGGGCTATCCGGCCTACCGCAATATTCTCGCGGCGCTCGGGATCGAGCCGGTGCTGGTCGAAACCGGCCCCGGGGACCGCTTTCAGCCGACGCCCGAGGTCCTGGATCGCCTCGCCGGCCGGCTCGACGGCCTGATCGTGGCGAGCCCGGCCAACCCGACCGGCAGCATGATCCCGCGCGGCGACCTGGAGCGGCTGGCGGCGCATTGCCGGGTGCGCGGCATCCGGCTGGTGTCGGACGAGATTTATCACGGCATCGTCTTCGGCCCGGCGGCCGAAACGGCGCTCGCGTTCGACCCCGAAGCCATCGTCATCAACAGTTTTTCGAAATACTATTCGATGACCGGCTGGCGGCTCGGCTGGATGGTGGTGCCGGAATCGCTCGCGCGCGCGGTCGAATGCCTGACGCAGAATCTCTACATCTCGCCGCCGACACTGTCGCAAATCGCGGGCATCGCCGCGTTCGACTGCGCGGTCGAACTCGACGCCAACGTCGCGCGCTACGCCGAAAACCGCCGGTTGCTGCTGGCCGAACTGCCCAAGGCCGGGTTCGACAAATTCGCGCCCGCCGACGGCGCGTTCTATCTCTACGCCGACGTCGGCGATCTCACCAACGACAGCGCCGAATTCTGCCGGCGGATGTTGGCGGAAACCGGCGTCGCCGCGACGCCGGGACTCGATTTCGATCCGGGGCGGGGCAATCGCTTTGTGCGTTTTTCGATCGCGGGCGCGACCGCGGATATGGCCGAAGCGGCGCGGCGCCTCGTCGCTTGGCGTCGGTAA
- a CDS encoding tetratricopeptide repeat protein: MLAAGAAVLAFIGTVQPALAQSGKLSLIRDAETENIIRAYATPLFQAAGLNPDDVRIHLVNDRALNAFVAGGQRLFINTGLILQSAHSGQLIGVIAHEVGHISGGHLSKMEDEMRRASAQQILALILGGAAAVTTGRGDAGAAVMMGGASTAMRGFLAFTRTQESAADAAALQFLDQTRQSAQGLLEFMRVLEKQDPRTPDRQDPYLRTHPLSRERIEVMLQHVAASPYSAVPLSVTFENMHQRMKAKLYAFLNPLGHTLRQYPERDKSAIARYARAIAYYRVPQLDKALPLIDELIREHPDDPYFSELKGQMLFENGRVAEAVGPYQTAVRLLPDSGLLKADLARVQIESQDPALLEPAIANLNAALREDRAQPFYWRQLAIAHGRKGEMAESSLALAEEAMLLNRKNEARYHAGRAEQLLPRGSPGWLQAQDILESARERK, translated from the coding sequence ATTCTCGCCGCCGGCGCCGCCGTTCTCGCATTTATCGGTACCGTCCAGCCGGCCTTGGCCCAGTCGGGCAAGCTGTCCCTGATCCGGGACGCCGAAACCGAAAATATCATCCGCGCCTATGCGACGCCACTGTTCCAGGCCGCCGGGCTTAACCCGGACGACGTTCGCATCCATCTCGTCAACGACCGCGCCCTCAACGCCTTCGTCGCCGGCGGCCAGCGCCTGTTCATCAACACCGGGCTGATTCTGCAAAGCGCGCATTCGGGGCAACTGATCGGCGTGATAGCCCACGAAGTCGGCCACATCTCGGGCGGGCACCTCTCCAAAATGGAAGACGAGATGCGCAGGGCCTCGGCCCAGCAAATTCTCGCCTTGATCCTTGGCGGCGCGGCGGCGGTCACCACCGGGCGCGGCGACGCGGGGGCGGCGGTCATGATGGGCGGCGCGAGCACGGCGATGCGCGGCTTTCTCGCCTTCACCCGGACCCAGGAATCGGCGGCCGACGCCGCCGCGCTCCAATTCCTGGATCAGACCCGCCAGTCGGCGCAAGGCTTGCTCGAATTCATGCGAGTGCTCGAGAAGCAGGACCCGCGCACCCCCGACCGACAAGACCCGTATCTCCGCACCCACCCCTTGAGCCGCGAGCGCATCGAGGTCATGCTTCAGCACGTCGCCGCTTCGCCCTACTCGGCGGTTCCGCTGTCGGTCACGTTCGAAAACATGCATCAGCGCATGAAGGCCAAGCTTTATGCCTTTCTCAATCCGCTCGGCCACACGCTCCGCCAGTATCCCGAACGGGACAAAAGCGCGATTGCCCGTTACGCCCGCGCCATTGCCTATTATCGCGTGCCGCAACTGGACAAGGCGCTCCCGCTGATCGACGAGCTGATCCGCGAACATCCCGACGATCCGTATTTCAGCGAACTCAAGGGCCAGATGCTGTTCGAAAACGGCCGTGTCGCGGAAGCGGTCGGTCCTTATCAGACTGCCGTGCGGTTGCTGCCGGATTCGGGCCTGCTCAAGGCCGACCTTGCCCGTGTGCAGATCGAATCTCAGGACCCAGCCCTGCTGGAGCCGGCCATCGCGAACCTGAACGCGGCGCTGCGCGAAGACCGCGCGCAACCGTTCTATTGGCGCCAGCTGGCCATCGCCCATGGCCGCAAGGGCGAAATGGCGGAAAGCTCGCTTGCGCTCGCCGAGGAAGCGATGTTGCTCAACCGCAAGAACGAAGCCCGTTACCACGCCGGCCGCGCCGAGCAACTCCTGCCGCGCGGCTCGCCCGGCTGGCTTCAGGCCCAGGACATCCTCGAATCCGCCCGGGAGCGCAAATGA
- a CDS encoding DUF3047 domain-containing protein: MTPAARAAVSVLSLVLVGCAAPRAGIDIEGKLDVLGPTPDLVAAGLPGDWVSEGKVTPGQARVVEIDGVPALRLVPGDRGFLLARRIDAPAFMTPDLSWSWNVDFHGDGLHPVRLVVGFQGGAKGAGFASAPVGGALPPHDRSFAIAWADSALRRGTVLKPEASEPRAPLYIARGGRENAGKWWFETVDLQRIYRDLWPGDDPLRVRVVFIGLAVAPAPGNAPAAHVSGIRLSR, translated from the coding sequence ATGACGCCGGCCGCGCGCGCCGCGGTGTCCGTCTTGTCGCTTGTCCTTGTCGGCTGCGCCGCCCCGCGTGCCGGAATCGATATCGAAGGCAAGCTCGACGTTCTCGGTCCCACGCCGGACCTGGTCGCGGCCGGCCTACCCGGCGATTGGGTCAGCGAGGGCAAGGTCACCCCCGGCCAGGCGCGAGTGGTCGAGATCGACGGCGTTCCGGCGTTGCGGCTGGTTCCCGGCGACCGCGGCTTTCTGCTCGCCCGGCGGATCGACGCACCGGCGTTCATGACGCCCGATCTGAGCTGGTCGTGGAACGTAGATTTCCACGGTGACGGTCTCCACCCTGTCCGCCTCGTTGTCGGATTCCAAGGCGGCGCGAAGGGTGCGGGCTTCGCTTCCGCTCCCGTCGGCGGCGCGCTGCCGCCTCACGACCGTTCCTTCGCCATCGCTTGGGCCGACAGCGCGCTGCGGCGCGGAACCGTGCTCAAACCCGAAGCGTCCGAGCCGCGCGCGCCGCTCTACATCGCGCGCGGCGGGCGCGAGAACGCCGGCAAGTGGTGGTTCGAGACGGTGGATTTGCAACGGATCTATCGCGATCTGTGGCCCGGCGACGACCCCTTGCGCGTGCGCGTCGTCTTTATAGGTCTGGCCGTGGCGCCGGCGCCCGGGAATGCCCCGGCCGCCCACGTTTCGGGCATCCGCTTGTCCCGTTGA
- a CDS encoding DsbA family protein produces MPRPPTFRASACPVEPGHIFVKTGRTGRNLAVRTPCSIVTPERISSGPPIMPSRIFRAVAASALALLLAAPSVARGQTLSPEQKKQVEDIVRQYLLKNPEVLVEAINNLRTKEEAEEAKGVGDAIAKRRDEIERDPASPVGGNAKGDVTLVEFFDYRCGYCKRVHDTVQNVLKSDGNIRFVYKEFPVLGPESMFAARAAIAAFKLAPDKYVALHNRLMALSARAVNEDSVMNEVKAVGLKPEAVRQKMQDPSVLKDIERTQELAEALRIRGTPSFVVGDMLIPGATDEESLKQAIAAARAKKKS; encoded by the coding sequence ATGCCCCGGCCGCCCACGTTTCGGGCATCCGCTTGTCCCGTTGAACCGGGTCACATATTCGTGAAGACCGGACGGACAGGGCGGAACTTGGCAGTCCGCACCCCTTGCTCCATAGTGACGCCCGAGCGTATCTCATCGGGACCCCCCATCATGCCCAGCCGAATATTCCGTGCCGTCGCCGCGTCGGCTCTCGCCCTGCTGCTCGCGGCCCCGTCCGTCGCCCGGGGGCAGACGCTTTCGCCCGAACAGAAGAAGCAGGTCGAGGACATCGTCCGCCAATACCTGCTCAAAAATCCCGAGGTGCTGGTCGAAGCGATCAACAATCTGCGCACCAAGGAAGAGGCGGAGGAAGCGAAGGGGGTGGGCGACGCCATCGCCAAACGCCGCGACGAGATCGAGCGCGATCCGGCTTCGCCGGTCGGCGGCAACGCCAAGGGCGACGTCACCCTGGTCGAGTTTTTCGATTACCGCTGCGGTTACTGCAAGCGCGTGCACGACACCGTGCAGAACGTCCTGAAAAGCGACGGCAACATCCGTTTCGTCTACAAGGAATTTCCGGTCCTCGGGCCCGAATCCATGTTCGCCGCGCGCGCCGCCATCGCCGCTTTCAAGCTCGCCCCCGACAAATATGTCGCCCTGCACAACCGGCTGATGGCCCTGTCCGCGCGCGCCGTCAACGAGGACAGCGTGATGAACGAAGTCAAGGCGGTCGGGCTCAAGCCCGAAGCCGTCCGCCAAAAGATGCAGGACCCGTCGGTCTTGAAAGATATCGAGCGGACCCAGGAACTGGCGGAAGCGCTGCGCATCCGCGGCACGCCCAGTTTCGTCGTCGGCGACATGCTGATTCCCGGTGCGACCGACGAGGAATCCCTTAAGCAGGCGATCGCCGCCGCGCGGGCCAAGAAGAAATCCTGA
- a CDS encoding cytochrome c — translation MTRLLKTTIAAGALIAFGAGMAYAQATPANLLKYRQGVMRAVAFQWGPLTAFAKGEAQWGPAMAQKAANLAALAVIAEDIFPAASKDIPNSDAKPEIWAKPDDFKAKLTAFKTETAKLAELAKAGNVDAIKTQITATGKTCGGCHDDYRVKR, via the coding sequence ATGACTCGCCTGCTCAAGACCACGATCGCCGCCGGGGCGCTGATCGCCTTCGGCGCCGGCATGGCCTACGCCCAGGCCACCCCCGCCAACCTGCTCAAGTACCGCCAAGGCGTGATGCGCGCGGTCGCGTTCCAATGGGGGCCGCTCACCGCCTTCGCCAAGGGCGAGGCCCAGTGGGGCCCGGCCATGGCGCAAAAGGCCGCCAATCTCGCCGCGCTCGCGGTGATCGCCGAGGACATCTTCCCGGCCGCCTCCAAGGACATTCCCAATTCCGACGCCAAGCCCGAAATCTGGGCCAAGCCGGACGACTTCAAGGCCAAGCTGACCGCGTTCAAGACCGAGACCGCCAAGCTCGCCGAACTCGCCAAGGCCGGCAACGTCGACGCGATCAAGACCCAGATCACCGCCACCGGCAAGACCTGCGGCGGCTGCCACGACGACTATCGCGTCAAGCGCTAA
- a CDS encoding c-type cytochrome codes for MTRARAAVALLATAAFVLSGGGAGAQTGDPQSPDRGVSLDARGDSPARRGETVFAAGNCTSCHTDLKNKGALLAGGRALETPFGVFYGPNITPDPVHGIGRWSDDDFIRAMRKGVSPQGEHYFPVFPYPAFTGMTDRDLRDLKAYIFTLSPVAQPNKPHQVPFPFNLRLGARVWKLLYFREGPLIPDPTRDAQWNRGRYLVEAAGHCAECHTQRDRLGGLDRARWMAGSADGAEGKPAPNITPEPKTGIGDWKTTDLVYFLETGTLPDGDVAGGLMGEVIRYGTGRLSADDRKAMAAYLKSLKPVVNKIQKAAK; via the coding sequence ATGACTCGCGCGCGCGCCGCCGTCGCCCTGCTGGCGACGGCGGCGTTCGTGCTTTCGGGCGGCGGCGCCGGCGCGCAGACGGGCGATCCCCAGAGCCCCGATAGGGGCGTATCTTTGGATGCGCGCGGGGATTCGCCCGCGCGCCGCGGCGAAACCGTGTTTGCCGCAGGCAACTGCACCTCCTGCCATACCGATCTTAAGAACAAGGGCGCGCTGCTCGCGGGCGGCCGGGCGTTGGAAACGCCGTTTGGCGTGTTTTACGGCCCCAACATCACGCCCGATCCGGTCCATGGGATCGGCCGCTGGAGCGACGACGATTTCATCCGCGCCATGCGCAAGGGCGTCTCGCCCCAGGGCGAGCATTATTTTCCGGTCTTCCCCTATCCCGCCTTCACCGGCATGACCGACCGGGACCTGCGCGACCTCAAGGCCTACATCTTCACGCTGTCCCCGGTCGCGCAACCGAACAAACCCCATCAGGTGCCGTTTCCGTTCAACCTGCGCCTCGGCGCGCGGGTCTGGAAGTTGCTCTATTTCCGGGAAGGCCCGCTGATCCCCGATCCCACACGCGACGCCCAGTGGAATCGAGGGCGTTACCTGGTCGAGGCGGCCGGCCATTGCGCCGAATGTCACACCCAGCGCGACCGGCTGGGCGGGCTCGATCGCGCGCGCTGGATGGCGGGTTCCGCCGACGGCGCCGAGGGCAAGCCCGCGCCCAACATCACCCCGGAGCCCAAGACCGGGATCGGCGATTGGAAAACGACCGATCTCGTCTATTTTCTGGAAACCGGGACGCTGCCCGACGGCGACGTGGCGGGCGGCCTGATGGGCGAGGTGATCCGCTACGGCACCGGCCGCCTGTCCGCCGACGACCGCAAGGCGATGGCCGCGTACCTCAAATCCTTGAAGCCGGTGGTCAATAAAATCCAAAAAGCCGCGAAGTGA
- a CDS encoding PDZ domain-containing protein produces MRRAPAVTTIASSARSIAVFGFILLGFGQAGPGPAVASEPAGGFVGLQVQGVNSATMAALGLDAVKGVLVRDVAAGGPADLAGIRRGDLLLKLAGQEIDSTEQLLQVVNKTTSDQIVPVSVFRAGKTVELRVKLGPWPQARKVDRDATGILPEAGLTMVALTPKMRDRFSVRWSSVGVLVTLVDESKVAGIGIKRGEIIHQINQEDIWLPDQVIARYKQAKTAKRPSLLLLIEGAEGFRYMTLPVR; encoded by the coding sequence ATGAGGAGGGCGCCGGCCGTGACTACGATCGCTTCGTCCGCCCGATCGATCGCCGTTTTCGGTTTTATCTTGCTTGGCTTCGGCCAAGCCGGCCCGGGACCGGCCGTCGCCAGCGAACCGGCGGGCGGCTTCGTCGGCCTCCAGGTGCAAGGCGTCAATTCGGCGACGATGGCGGCGCTCGGCCTCGATGCCGTCAAGGGAGTGCTGGTGCGCGACGTAGCGGCCGGGGGGCCCGCCGATCTCGCCGGCATTCGTCGCGGCGATCTCCTGCTCAAGCTCGCCGGGCAGGAAATCGACAGCACCGAGCAACTGCTCCAGGTCGTCAACAAGACGACCTCCGACCAGATCGTGCCCGTAAGCGTGTTCCGCGCCGGCAAGACGGTCGAGTTGCGGGTTAAACTCGGCCCGTGGCCCCAGGCGCGGAAGGTGGATCGCGACGCCACCGGCATTCTGCCCGAAGCGGGCCTGACCATGGTCGCGCTTACGCCCAAGATGCGCGACCGGTTTTCGGTGCGCTGGAGTTCGGTCGGCGTTCTGGTGACGCTGGTCGACGAAAGCAAGGTGGCGGGGATCGGGATCAAGCGCGGCGAGATCATCCATCAGATCAACCAGGAAGACATCTGGCTGCCCGATCAGGTCATTGCCCGCTACAAACAAGCCAAGACCGCCAAGCGGCCGAGCTTGCTCCTGTTGATCGAAGGCGCGGAGGGTTTCCGCTACATGACGTTGCCGGTGCGGTGA
- a CDS encoding DUF1849 family protein has protein sequence MFGYLVRGWPLRYMRRWPVRARTPLARVDASVYGSLVKPKDLTIVTLFRIGAAWTLGLLLALPAGAADIVSHRGIYDLKLSAARQGGAFVDARGGLDMTIEKTCDGWLLTQDLGMELATAQGAEVRQLIRYSGWESLDGRRYRFVSRTQTGADQKESRGQARVGDSDLSGEAIFQAPKPQTVKLPPGTRFPIAHAAWLIDRALAGEHQAPSVVFDGTDGEGPQNVTAFIGRKVGATEHEYGRGAIGALAQRDGWTMRLAFFAEGSRDASPEYEMEIFQLANGVAPRMVVDYRDFSVVLDIRKIEPIAAPNCS, from the coding sequence ATGTTTGGTTACCTGGTGAGGGGGTGGCCGCTTCGGTATATGCGGCGCTGGCCAGTTCGCGCAAGAACGCCCCTGGCCCGCGTGGACGCGAGCGTTTATGGTAGTCTCGTGAAACCCAAGGATTTGACAATAGTGACTCTTTTCCGGATCGGCGCGGCCTGGACGTTGGGTCTTCTGCTGGCGTTGCCGGCGGGCGCGGCCGACATCGTGTCCCATCGCGGCATCTACGACCTGAAGCTTTCGGCCGCTCGGCAGGGCGGCGCGTTCGTCGACGCGCGCGGCGGGCTCGACATGACCATCGAGAAGACCTGCGACGGCTGGCTCTTGACCCAGGACTTAGGCATGGAACTGGCGACCGCGCAGGGCGCGGAAGTGCGCCAGTTGATCCGCTATTCCGGTTGGGAATCCCTCGACGGCCGTCGCTACCGCTTTGTTTCGCGCACCCAAACCGGCGCCGATCAGAAGGAATCGCGCGGCCAGGCCCGCGTTGGGGACAGTGATCTGTCCGGCGAGGCGATTTTCCAGGCGCCCAAGCCGCAAACGGTCAAGTTGCCGCCGGGGACCCGCTTTCCCATCGCCCACGCGGCGTGGTTGATCGACCGCGCGCTGGCGGGCGAGCATCAGGCGCCGAGCGTGGTGTTCGACGGCACCGACGGCGAAGGACCGCAGAACGTGACGGCGTTCATCGGCCGCAAGGTCGGTGCGACCGAGCACGAGTACGGACGGGGCGCGATCGGCGCGCTCGCCCAACGCGATGGCTGGACCATGCGGCTCGCGTTTTTCGCCGAGGGCAGCCGGGACGCCTCGCCCGAATACGAGATGGAGATTTTCCAGCTGGCCAACGGCGTCGCGCCACGCATGGTGGTGGACTACCGCGATTTCTCGGTCGTGCTCGACATTCGCAAGATCGAACCGATCGCGGCGCCGAACTGCTCATGA
- a CDS encoding dienelactone hydrolase — MRLPNRSIAAALGVFAALALLPAVPAVAQQTRLDRGASYDPRGDSPARQIEAPWWWDDAWWTEGRLPAPAAHPVESRELTYRSGDEEVAALLLRPKGEAKYPPVLFVHGRRGLDDVNRAHARRLAAQGFVVLAPDLFQLRFIPAMPIEHDYALEADTAAGLDVLLARPDISAARACVYAISRGGYYALKAAVTHRRQENAIACYVGYYPHLQDPNAPEPMQVYRFAPEAENLAVPAFFLLGDQEQYQRRRNIEMAAEAMRAKGRDVTVALYPGVGRGFDFRERHVRTFADDLAARDAIHRASAFMRRHMAPFAK, encoded by the coding sequence ATGCGCCTTCCCAATCGCTCGATCGCCGCCGCCCTTGGCGTTTTCGCCGCTCTAGCGCTTCTGCCGGCGGTTCCCGCCGTCGCGCAGCAGACGCGCCTCGATAGGGGCGCATCCTATGACCCGCGCGGGGATTCGCCCGCGCGCCAAATCGAAGCGCCCTGGTGGTGGGACGACGCCTGGTGGACGGAGGGCCGCCTGCCCGCGCCGGCGGCGCATCCGGTCGAGAGCCGGGAACTGACCTATAGGAGCGGAGACGAAGAGGTCGCCGCCCTGCTGCTGCGCCCCAAGGGCGAGGCCAAATACCCGCCGGTGCTGTTCGTCCACGGCCGGCGCGGACTTGACGATGTAAACCGCGCTCACGCGCGCCGGCTCGCCGCGCAAGGGTTCGTCGTGCTCGCGCCCGATCTCTTTCAGTTGCGCTTCATCCCGGCGATGCCGATCGAGCACGATTACGCGCTCGAGGCCGACACCGCCGCCGGTCTCGACGTCCTGCTCGCGCGACCGGACATATCCGCCGCGCGCGCGTGCGTGTACGCGATTTCGCGCGGCGGCTACTACGCGCTCAAGGCGGCCGTGACCCACCGACGCCAGGAAAACGCCATCGCCTGCTACGTCGGCTACTACCCCCACCTGCAGGACCCCAACGCGCCCGAGCCGATGCAGGTCTACCGCTTCGCGCCCGAGGCCGAGAACCTCGCCGTCCCGGCCTTTTTTCTGCTCGGCGACCAGGAGCAATATCAACGCCGCCGGAACATCGAGATGGCCGCCGAAGCGATGCGCGCCAAGGGCCGCGACGTGACGGTCGCCCTCTACCCGGGCGTCGGGCGCGGCTTCGACTTTCGCGAGCGGCACGTCCGCACCTTCGCCGACGACCTCGCCGCGCGCGACGCGATTCACCGCGCGAGCGCGTTCATGCGCCGGCATATGGCCCCGTTCGCGAAGTAA